The proteins below are encoded in one region of Caloramator mitchellensis:
- a CDS encoding aminotransferase class I/II-fold pyridoxal phosphate-dependent enzyme produces MYKMDQNQTPIFDALMEYHKRDTIPFHVPGHKRGDGMDNKFKDFVGSNILSIDVTVFKLVDSLHHPTGPIKRAMELAADAYGSDMAFVSIHGTSGAIQAMIMSVVQEGEKIIVPRNVHKSVTAGIILSGARPVFMQPEIDKNIGIAHGVTPETVEKTIKMHPDAKAVLIINPTYYGVATDIKKIADIVHSYDKILIVDEAHGPHLGFNDKLPISAMNAGADICAQSTHKIIGSMTQSSFLQVRSGRVDIHRVQQVMNLLQTTSPSYPLMASLDVARMQIATKGKELLDRAIELANYAREEINKIPGLYCFGNEILGQPGVYSLDPTKITVTVKGLGLTGYEVDQILADEYHIQMELSDLYNILAVGSFGDTKEKMDAFIKALREISERFYGTKPAKVEVLDIPAVPEQRITPRQAFNAKKWAVPLKDSIGKVSGEFLLAYPPGIPIVCPGEVINQEIVDYVQALKDANLYVQGTEDPEVNMIKVVDME; encoded by the coding sequence TTGTATAAGATGGATCAAAATCAAACACCAATTTTTGACGCTTTAATGGAATATCACAAGAGAGATACTATTCCCTTCCATGTTCCCGGACACAAAAGGGGCGACGGAATGGACAATAAATTTAAGGATTTTGTCGGTTCTAACATTTTATCAATTGATGTTACTGTTTTTAAGTTGGTTGATAGTCTGCACCATCCAACGGGTCCAATAAAAAGGGCTATGGAGCTTGCAGCTGATGCTTACGGTTCTGATATGGCATTTGTTTCAATCCATGGAACATCTGGTGCTATTCAGGCTATGATTATGAGCGTTGTTCAAGAGGGAGAAAAGATTATAGTTCCAAGAAACGTTCATAAGTCAGTTACGGCTGGAATTATTTTAAGTGGTGCAAGGCCTGTGTTTATGCAGCCGGAGATTGATAAAAATATAGGCATTGCGCATGGTGTAACACCTGAAACTGTTGAGAAGACAATTAAGATGCACCCAGATGCTAAGGCTGTATTGATAATCAATCCTACTTACTATGGGGTTGCAACTGACATTAAAAAGATTGCCGACATCGTCCATTCTTATGATAAGATTTTGATTGTTGATGAGGCACATGGTCCTCATTTGGGGTTCAATGATAAGTTGCCAATATCTGCTATGAATGCTGGGGCCGATATCTGCGCTCAAAGCACTCATAAGATTATTGGTTCAATGACTCAAAGTTCATTCTTACAAGTTAGGTCTGGAAGGGTTGATATACATAGAGTTCAGCAGGTTATGAATCTTCTGCAAACAACTAGTCCATCTTATCCTTTAATGGCTTCTTTGGATGTTGCAAGAATGCAGATTGCAACTAAAGGAAAGGAACTTTTAGATAGAGCCATTGAACTTGCTAATTATGCTAGAGAAGAAATAAATAAGATTCCTGGATTATATTGTTTTGGAAACGAAATATTGGGACAGCCGGGTGTGTATTCGCTTGATCCTACAAAGATAACTGTTACTGTTAAGGGACTTGGACTTACTGGATATGAAGTCGATCAAATACTTGCCGATGAATATCATATACAGATGGAACTTTCAGATTTATATAATATTCTTGCGGTTGGTTCGTTTGGCGATACGAAGGAAAAAATGGATGCATTTATAAAGGCTTTAAGAGAGATAAGCGAAAGGTTCTATGGAACAAAACCTGCAAAGGTTGAGGTTTTAGATATACCAGCTGTCCCAGAGCAGAGAATTACACCAAGACAAGCATTTAATGCCAAGAAGTGGGCAGTGCCACTTAAGGACAGTATTGGTAAGGTTTCTGGTGAATTTTTGCTAGCTTATCCTCCAGGGATTCCAATTGTTTGCCCAGGCGAAGTTATTAATCAAGAGATTGTTGATTATGTGCAGGCATTAAAGGATGCAAATCTCTATGTTCAAGGAACTGAAGACCCAGAAGTTAATATGATTAAAGTTGTTGATATGGAATAA
- a CDS encoding TIGR02677 family protein: MEITNKLLKQIDEVRYLTAENASRYRAIMRYFYLQYQKMKQWIYKEEIYEELTNHSEFSNYTMEQLKQDLDTLVQWKNLIPIQDTSKVSTLEEYKNKQFRYQISQYSVEIERLTITLENLHVETASLEPSLLEKIKIELQKFKTMINQDEKSADAWWQDLNNYFKRLTQNSTDYINTFNTLRAEEMMKTREFLIYKDKFIDYLRDFIKGLQQNAIAIESILQSIDSTTEKMVLDKIIQYESSIPRFEFDTSSEQIKDNVYGKWQNLKNWFLDYENHESEAAKLFDTTNDIIRKITRYASQISESRNSAANRKEEYKKLAKMFLECKDINEAHKLSSLCFGIFNTKHIKITTPRKTESINSSIYDEEPSIITLKPRIKNYKEKSLKSPIKNNSQRKIIMLEKIMKIREEEQKIINSYIADGKIEFANLPTISPHVRGILLRWLSKGINSNEKISKTETGRKYRILEPQNKNHLCTVNCEDGTFTMPPYVILFED, translated from the coding sequence GTGGAGATTACGAATAAGCTGCTAAAGCAGATTGATGAAGTTAGATATTTAACGGCCGAGAATGCCTCAAGATACAGGGCGATTATGCGTTATTTTTACCTGCAATATCAAAAGATGAAGCAGTGGATATATAAAGAAGAAATCTATGAGGAGCTCACAAACCACAGCGAATTTTCAAACTACACAATGGAGCAGCTAAAACAGGACCTTGACACACTTGTTCAATGGAAAAATCTAATACCCATACAGGACACATCCAAGGTTTCAACGCTGGAGGAGTATAAAAACAAGCAATTCAGATACCAGATTTCCCAGTATTCCGTCGAAATAGAGAGACTAACTATAACATTAGAAAATCTTCACGTAGAAACCGCATCGCTTGAGCCATCGCTACTCGAAAAAATAAAAATAGAGCTTCAAAAATTCAAAACAATGATAAATCAAGACGAAAAGTCAGCAGACGCATGGTGGCAGGATTTAAACAACTATTTTAAAAGGCTCACTCAAAACTCAACTGACTACATAAACACCTTCAACACCCTGCGTGCTGAAGAAATGATGAAGACGCGCGAATTTCTAATCTACAAAGATAAGTTCATCGACTACCTCAGGGACTTTATAAAGGGCCTGCAGCAAAACGCCATTGCCATAGAATCAATCCTGCAATCAATCGACTCAACTACTGAAAAAATGGTGCTTGACAAGATAATACAATACGAAAGTTCAATCCCAAGGTTTGAATTTGATACTAGCTCAGAGCAAATCAAAGACAATGTATACGGCAAATGGCAGAATCTAAAAAACTGGTTCCTCGACTACGAAAACCACGAAAGCGAGGCTGCAAAGCTTTTCGATACAACAAACGACATAATAAGAAAAATAACGCGTTACGCATCGCAAATTTCAGAGAGCAGAAACAGCGCTGCTAACCGCAAAGAAGAATACAAAAAACTTGCCAAGATGTTTTTAGAATGCAAGGATATAAACGAAGCCCACAAACTATCATCCCTATGCTTTGGAATTTTTAACACAAAGCACATAAAAATAACCACACCAAGAAAAACCGAGAGCATTAACTCCAGCATATACGACGAAGAACCAAGCATAATAACCCTTAAACCAAGAATCAAAAACTACAAAGAAAAATCACTAAAATCCCCAATAAAAAACAATAGCCAGAGAAAAATAATTATGCTTGAAAAGATAATGAAAATACGCGAAGAAGAACAAAAAATAATCAACAGCTATATAGCCGATGGCAAAATAGAATTTGCTAACCTCCCAACAATTTCCCCTCACGTCAGAGGAATACTTCTGCGCTGGCTATCAAAGGGTATAAATTCCAATGAAAAAATATCAAAAACCGAAACCGGCAGAAAATACAGAATACTTGAACCACAAAATAAAAATCATCTATGCACAGTTAATTGTGAAGATGGAACATTTACAATGCCACCCTATGTCATTCTATTTGAGGATTAA
- a CDS encoding TIGR02678 family protein, whose translation MKELELLLENYWISKDEDKELYYKIKDHIHEFKSFITEKLGYQIIINPYLIKLEKLPGKAEEWMGISTFHSPIEYAFLCLLLMFLEDKGKDEQFVLSEITDFIQGNFEGDEKVDWTLYRHRRSLIKVMRFATDIGMIKVDDGDEQSFAQDATSEVLYESTGLSRYFVRNFTTNILNYKSYKDLENEEQLDLDRDRGIIRRHRVYRRLIMSPIVYNEGTDDPDYDYIKKQKSSLENDLEKYLGWELHVHRNGAMAVLSQNQNYKDVFPENKSISDIVLQLNKVIKSMISANQLKPDKNDTCQVSLPYFQSLIQKLKLQNSVGWSKEYREMQIDKLTDEIINYMSGFNMIEILPDKKEIKILPLCGKIVGVYPDDFYTDIQKEVAMDESE comes from the coding sequence ATGAAGGAACTCGAACTTCTACTTGAAAACTATTGGATAAGCAAAGATGAAGACAAAGAGCTCTACTATAAAATAAAAGACCACATCCATGAATTTAAATCCTTTATAACAGAAAAACTTGGCTATCAAATAATAATAAACCCCTACCTTATAAAACTTGAGAAACTTCCAGGAAAAGCTGAAGAATGGATGGGCATAAGCACCTTCCATTCCCCAATAGAATACGCATTTTTATGCCTTCTACTTATGTTCCTTGAGGACAAGGGCAAGGATGAACAATTCGTCCTATCAGAAATAACCGACTTCATTCAAGGGAACTTTGAAGGCGACGAAAAGGTGGACTGGACTTTATACAGGCACCGCCGCAGCCTTATAAAGGTTATGCGTTTTGCTACCGACATCGGCATGATAAAGGTAGATGACGGGGACGAGCAGAGCTTTGCACAGGATGCAACATCGGAAGTGCTCTACGAGAGCACCGGTCTTTCAAGATACTTTGTAAGAAATTTTACAACAAATATACTAAATTATAAATCCTACAAAGACCTTGAAAATGAAGAGCAGCTAGACCTTGACAGAGACAGAGGTATAATAAGGCGCCACAGGGTTTACAGAAGGCTCATAATGTCCCCAATAGTATACAACGAAGGAACGGACGACCCAGATTACGACTACATCAAGAAACAAAAAAGCTCCTTAGAAAACGACCTTGAAAAATACCTCGGCTGGGAGCTGCATGTTCACAGAAACGGCGCTATGGCTGTTTTATCACAAAATCAAAATTACAAAGATGTATTCCCAGAAAACAAATCTATAAGCGACATAGTTTTGCAATTGAACAAGGTTATAAAAAGCATGATTTCAGCAAACCAGCTAAAGCCAGACAAAAACGACACGTGCCAAGTTTCATTACCATATTTTCAATCGCTTATACAAAAACTAAAATTGCAAAACTCAGTAGGTTGGAGCAAAGAATATAGAGAAATGCAAATAGATAAATTAACCGACGAGATAATAAACTACATGTCCGGCTTTAATATGATTGAAATTTTACCAGACAAAAAAGAAATCAAAATATTGCCGCTGTGCGGAAAAATAGTTGGAGTATATCCTGACGATTTCTACACAGATATCCAGAAGGAGGTTGCAATGGATGAATCAGAATAG
- a CDS encoding TIGR02680 family protein — protein MNQNRWIIERAGLANFWYYDEEEFTFSDGRLLLRGSNGSGKSVTMQSFIPLLLDGNKSPERLDPFGSKARRLENYLLGDDEDGDDERTGYLYMEFKKKDTGNYLTIGMGFKAQRGKPIQSWGFSITDGRRIGHNFYLYKNIGEKIPLTKKELENRISTGGKVVETQGDYMKMVNDLLFGFSDIDEYDELIKLLVQLRSPKLSKDFRPTVIYEIMENSLQPLSEDDLRPMSEAIENMDNIKSRLDELKESKKAADRIKDAYDKYNKFILIDKAKSFILSNNELEKLIKDKKELEQKRDYAKQEFQAAEKKIEEYSMLIKSAEDKKRQLEVHDSLKIKEKIHSIEDLISNYKKEKHLKQNQLDLKKSRERKLYSEIKELSDKHDILIKKLDAIVEEMDEYAVDFAFDEQEFLKDEIKANADKNYDFNFVNDKFKKHYENIENARELLKELDRINKEYDKILKELESKKQERITKEKRVEDSKLLLIETKEELNERIYAWKNSNKEFIPSQDVLISCTRTVNQFNQKSSFDDIIKIIREEYNHFEGELIKERANLQFEKQQEENKLNEIKSEIAEWRNKKDPEPERDERVIRNRQRLEKEGIPFIPLYKSVDFKDIPQEIMGRVEEALNDMGLLDALIVPSKFKDKIFQMDKDMADKYIFPTPQILMHDISEFLKPDKIDVNGITEKDITDVIQSILIDENNSTYINEKGEYQIGILKGKTSSSCSPKFIGSSARKRYREEKINELETIKRNIEEKIIEKEEQIQKINQRIATLKSELNKFPKGDDLLTAIKQLQEAEYELERIIKDVELKEKEERTIYEKLKHVQQSVYELTHKINLKADIEIYEEAIASAKKYRDLLHSLEKLHIDIMHNNEQANSKIYEREEIEQDVQNLIDDITSLDRKLRENEINLSNLFEQLKLSNIDEIEKEIDECLNILKTYPVEKEKEIDKRARNHDLYTRAIEELGSINKKINEKGKIVDIFKQSFIEEYKLGFIEEAKEDEPIKIAHRLVREIKIDEKQKDDYISNLYQKFQENNQHLREYIVKIDSLFDREIEADDEEIKAAFARAKRHYLTGKVRGKDVDFYALIDFIKEGIEENEKLLKESDRQLFEDILVNNISKKIRAKIYHSEQWVKKMNELMEKMDTSSGLSFSLRWTSKKAEGENQLDTKELVDLLKQEGSIMKESDLNKLSEHFRSKIADARRIQEDSGKSVTFHSIMKEILDYRKWFEFKLYFQRMGQNKKELTNNAFYQFSGGEKAMAMYVPLFSAVYARYLGARGDCPRIISLDEAFAGVDEKNIRDMFRLLRDLNLDFVINSQILWGDYDTVPSLAICELLRPENADFVTVIRYHWNGKTKELVS, from the coding sequence ATGAATCAGAATAGATGGATAATTGAAAGAGCAGGTCTTGCTAACTTCTGGTATTATGATGAAGAGGAATTTACCTTTTCAGATGGAAGGTTGCTCCTAAGAGGTTCAAATGGTTCGGGAAAATCAGTTACAATGCAAAGTTTCATCCCCCTTCTACTTGACGGGAATAAAAGCCCCGAAAGGCTTGACCCATTTGGTTCAAAGGCAAGAAGGCTTGAAAATTACCTCTTAGGAGATGACGAAGACGGAGATGACGAAAGAACCGGATACCTTTACATGGAATTTAAAAAGAAGGACACGGGAAACTATCTAACAATAGGCATGGGATTTAAGGCTCAAAGAGGAAAACCAATCCAATCCTGGGGCTTTTCTATAACCGACGGCAGAAGAATTGGCCATAATTTTTATCTATACAAAAACATAGGCGAAAAGATACCATTAACTAAAAAGGAACTTGAAAACCGTATCTCTACAGGCGGCAAAGTGGTTGAAACCCAGGGCGATTATATGAAAATGGTCAACGACCTGTTATTCGGATTTAGCGACATAGACGAATACGACGAGCTTATAAAGCTTCTTGTGCAGCTCAGGTCCCCGAAGCTTTCAAAGGACTTTAGACCAACGGTTATATATGAAATAATGGAAAATTCACTGCAACCCCTTTCAGAGGATGATCTGCGCCCAATGTCTGAGGCTATTGAAAATATGGACAACATAAAGAGCAGACTGGATGAGCTAAAGGAGAGCAAAAAAGCAGCCGACAGGATTAAGGACGCCTATGATAAATACAATAAATTTATATTAATTGACAAGGCAAAATCGTTTATACTGAGCAACAACGAATTAGAAAAACTCATAAAAGACAAAAAAGAACTCGAGCAAAAAAGAGACTATGCAAAACAAGAATTCCAAGCAGCCGAGAAGAAAATAGAAGAATACAGCATGCTAATAAAATCAGCTGAGGATAAAAAAAGGCAGCTAGAAGTTCACGACAGCCTCAAAATAAAAGAAAAAATACACTCAATAGAAGATTTGATTTCAAACTATAAAAAAGAAAAGCATCTTAAGCAAAACCAACTCGACCTAAAAAAATCGCGTGAAAGAAAACTTTACTCTGAAATTAAAGAGCTTAGCGATAAACACGACATTTTAATCAAAAAGCTCGATGCAATAGTCGAAGAGATGGACGAATACGCCGTTGATTTTGCATTTGATGAGCAGGAGTTTTTAAAGGATGAGATTAAAGCAAACGCAGACAAAAACTATGATTTTAATTTTGTTAACGATAAATTCAAAAAGCATTATGAAAATATAGAAAATGCAAGAGAACTACTAAAAGAATTAGATAGAATAAACAAGGAATACGACAAAATTTTAAAGGAGCTTGAATCTAAAAAGCAGGAAAGAATAACAAAGGAAAAGAGAGTTGAAGATTCAAAGCTTTTATTAATTGAAACAAAGGAAGAGCTAAACGAAAGAATATATGCCTGGAAAAACTCAAATAAAGAATTCATCCCAAGCCAAGATGTCCTTATAAGCTGCACAAGAACTGTAAACCAGTTTAACCAAAAAAGCAGCTTTGACGATATTATTAAAATAATCAGGGAAGAATACAACCATTTTGAAGGAGAGCTTATTAAAGAAAGAGCTAATTTGCAATTTGAAAAGCAACAGGAAGAAAATAAACTAAACGAAATAAAATCTGAAATTGCCGAGTGGAGGAACAAAAAAGATCCGGAACCTGAAAGGGATGAAAGGGTTATAAGAAACAGACAAAGGCTTGAAAAGGAAGGAATTCCTTTCATACCGCTGTATAAATCAGTTGATTTTAAGGACATACCTCAAGAAATAATGGGAAGGGTGGAGGAAGCACTCAATGATATGGGGCTTTTGGATGCATTAATCGTTCCTTCTAAATTCAAAGATAAAATATTCCAGATGGATAAAGATATGGCAGATAAATACATTTTCCCAACGCCACAAATTTTGATGCATGATATTTCTGAATTTTTAAAGCCCGACAAAATAGACGTAAACGGCATAACCGAAAAGGATATAACCGACGTGATACAAAGCATTTTAATTGACGAAAATAATTCAACATATATAAACGAAAAGGGAGAGTATCAGATCGGCATATTAAAGGGTAAAACAAGCAGCAGCTGCAGCCCAAAATTCATCGGTTCATCAGCTAGAAAAAGATACCGTGAAGAAAAGATTAATGAATTAGAAACAATAAAGCGCAATATTGAGGAAAAAATAATAGAAAAAGAAGAACAAATACAAAAAATAAACCAAAGGATAGCCACATTAAAAAGTGAGCTCAATAAATTCCCTAAAGGCGATGATTTATTAACAGCCATAAAACAACTACAGGAAGCAGAATACGAACTCGAAAGAATAATAAAAGACGTAGAATTAAAGGAAAAAGAAGAAAGAACAATTTATGAAAAACTAAAGCATGTTCAGCAATCTGTTTATGAACTAACCCATAAAATAAATTTAAAGGCAGACATAGAGATATACGAAGAGGCTATTGCGTCTGCTAAAAAGTATAGAGATTTACTTCACAGCCTTGAAAAACTTCATATTGATATAATGCACAATAACGAACAGGCAAATTCTAAAATATACGAGAGGGAAGAGATTGAACAGGATGTCCAAAACTTAATAGACGACATCACCTCCCTCGATAGAAAATTAAGGGAAAACGAAATAAACCTTAGCAATTTATTTGAGCAGCTGAAACTTTCAAATATAGATGAAATAGAAAAGGAAATAGACGAGTGCCTAAACATATTAAAAACATATCCTGTAGAAAAGGAAAAAGAAATAGACAAAAGAGCAAGAAACCATGATTTATACACAAGGGCAATCGAAGAATTAGGTAGCATTAATAAGAAAATCAATGAAAAAGGAAAAATAGTAGATATATTTAAACAGTCCTTTATTGAAGAATATAAACTTGGGTTTATAGAAGAAGCTAAAGAGGATGAGCCAATCAAAATTGCCCATAGATTGGTAAGAGAAATTAAAATAGATGAAAAACAAAAGGACGATTATATAAGCAATCTATATCAGAAGTTCCAGGAAAACAATCAGCACCTTAGAGAATATATCGTGAAGATTGATTCTCTCTTTGACCGGGAAATTGAAGCAGATGACGAGGAAATAAAGGCAGCCTTTGCAAGGGCAAAAAGGCATTATTTAACCGGAAAGGTAAGGGGCAAGGACGTAGATTTTTATGCTCTAATCGATTTTATCAAAGAGGGAATAGAGGAAAACGAAAAGCTTCTAAAGGAAAGCGACAGGCAGCTTTTCGAGGACATACTTGTTAATAATATAAGCAAAAAAATAAGAGCCAAGATTTACCACAGTGAGCAATGGGTTAAAAAGATGAATGAGCTAATGGAGAAAATGGATACTTCAAGCGGACTTTCCTTTAGTCTAAGGTGGACCAGCAAAAAGGCAGAGGGCGAAAATCAGCTTGATACAAAGGAGCTTGTTGATTTACTAAAGCAGGAAGGAAGCATAATGAAGGAGAGCGACCTTAACAAATTATCAGAACACTTCCGCTCCAAAATAGCTGATGCAAGAAGAATACAGGAGGATTCAGGCAAAAGCGTAACATTCCACAGCATAATGAAGGAGATACTCGACTATAGAAAATGGTTTGAGTTTAAGCTATACTTCCAAAGGATGGGGCAGAATAAAAAGGAGCTGACAAACAACGCATTTTACCAGTTCAGCGGTGGGGAAAAGGCGATGGCAATGTATGTTCCGCTCTTCTCAGCGGTTTATGCAAGATATTTAGGTGCCAGAGGAGACTGCCCAAGGATAATATCGCTTGATGAGGCTTTTGCTGGAGTTGATGAAAAGAATATAAGGGACATGTTTAGGCTTTTAAGGGATTTAAACCTTGATTTTGTTATTAATTCCCAAATATTATGGGGAGATTACGATACAGTTCCCTCCCTTGCAATTTGCGAACTTTTAAGGCCTGAAAACGCAGATTTTGTTACAGTAATAAGATACCACTGGAACGGAAAGACTAAGGAACTGGTTTCATAA
- a CDS encoding TIGR02679 family protein, giving the protein MDKTKECVNYFKSTKAYKRMFEAIREKYRSLGNLGGTIELKNLSPDEQEALSGLLKRDYYSKKSASVKIEKIINALENTKFAGIDFEKVLMGYFGEDLISKKEEKRISDEMREKFFGEILKKYEASKAYNWLESSLKNKDNSYKFIIQKYEKNKAELESMLQLTMNAINSLSFDVNNIERLAIFSSRISKNPHTFDTDSECGKLLLYAISFLLGIDFPKNAEERAEALYRAGIIDDEVSNFTMISGLLGYKNGQVHPGWEGFSKLKEPVQISLWNLSRVDSVSANNNIVYVFENPTVFSEVLYKTSEYNPSLICTYGQIRLASFVLLDKLCDSVEVIYYSGDFDPEGLLIADKLIERYGEKIKLWHFESSDYLKIISNKKIDDTRLKKLEKIKNPKLKQLGDLLKQNAFAAYQELLIDEYVADIIKYHGDSSFEI; this is encoded by the coding sequence GTGGATAAAACAAAGGAATGTGTTAATTATTTCAAATCCACCAAAGCGTATAAAAGAATGTTCGAGGCTATAAGAGAAAAATACAGGTCGCTTGGCAATTTAGGTGGAACAATTGAATTAAAAAATTTAAGCCCTGACGAACAGGAGGCTCTGTCAGGGCTCCTTAAAAGGGATTATTACAGCAAAAAATCGGCAAGCGTTAAGATTGAAAAAATAATTAATGCTCTAGAGAACACAAAATTTGCAGGAATTGATTTTGAAAAAGTATTAATGGGATATTTTGGAGAGGATTTGATTTCTAAGAAAGAAGAAAAAAGAATATCCGATGAAATGCGTGAAAAATTTTTTGGCGAGATACTAAAAAAATATGAAGCAAGCAAAGCATACAATTGGCTTGAGAGCAGTTTGAAAAACAAGGATAACTCATATAAATTTATAATTCAAAAATACGAGAAAAATAAAGCTGAATTAGAAAGCATGCTTCAACTTACAATGAATGCTATAAACAGTCTTAGCTTTGATGTTAATAATATTGAGCGACTGGCAATTTTTTCTTCAAGAATTAGTAAAAACCCACACACATTTGATACTGACAGCGAATGTGGCAAACTGCTTTTATACGCAATCTCTTTTTTATTAGGGATAGATTTTCCTAAGAATGCAGAAGAACGCGCCGAAGCCCTATATAGAGCAGGAATAATTGACGATGAAGTTTCTAATTTTACTATGATTAGCGGCTTGTTAGGCTACAAGAATGGACAAGTTCACCCGGGTTGGGAAGGTTTCAGCAAATTAAAGGAACCGGTTCAAATTTCGCTTTGGAACCTTTCAAGAGTAGATAGTGTAAGCGCAAATAACAACATAGTATATGTATTTGAAAACCCTACGGTATTCAGCGAAGTGCTTTATAAAACTTCGGAATACAACCCCTCTTTAATTTGCACCTATGGCCAAATAAGGCTGGCATCCTTTGTATTACTTGACAAACTATGCGATAGCGTAGAAGTAATATACTATTCTGGCGACTTTGACCCCGAAGGCCTTTTGATTGCAGACAAGCTAATCGAAAGATACGGTGAAAAAATCAAACTCTGGCACTTTGAATCATCTGACTACCTAAAAATTATATCCAACAAAAAAATAGACGACACTCGCCTCAAAAAACTTGAAAAAATTAAAAATCCCAAACTTAAACAGCTTGGCGATTTGCTAAAACAAAATGCTTTTGCAGCTTATCAGGAGCTTTTAATTGACGAATACGTAGCTGACATCATCAAATATCATGGGGACAGTTCATTTGAAATATGA
- a CDS encoding 50S ribosomal protein L25, with protein MLLTANLREHKTKGDTNRLRREGHVPANLYGREIQNMLVEFAELELNSALRKMGDHGIIDVNINGKNYKAMIKEVQRDPINKRIMHLDLYKVDEKQKIHAKVPVLIKGEEYLRSSNSIVQKMQDEVEVECSVDNVPKYLVADVSRLSKKDKITVADLEVAEEISIIEPPSTILASLVKVGETIEEAEEVEKQIVVRADGTIE; from the coding sequence ATGTTACTAACCGCAAATTTAAGGGAACACAAGACAAAGGGAGATACAAATAGACTGAGAAGAGAAGGTCATGTTCCAGCCAATCTTTACGGCAGAGAAATTCAAAATATGTTGGTGGAATTTGCAGAGCTCGAGCTTAACAGCGCCCTTAGGAAAATGGGAGACCATGGCATAATAGACGTTAACATCAACGGCAAAAACTACAAGGCTATGATTAAGGAAGTTCAAAGGGATCCAATCAACAAGAGAATCATGCACCTTGACCTTTACAAGGTTGATGAAAAACAAAAAATTCATGCTAAAGTGCCTGTCCTTATCAAGGGTGAGGAATATCTCCGCTCAAGCAATTCAATAGTTCAAAAGATGCAGGACGAAGTTGAAGTAGAATGCAGCGTAGATAATGTCCCAAAATATTTAGTAGCCGACGTTTCAAGGCTCAGCAAAAAAGATAAAATAACTGTAGCTGACCTTGAAGTTGCTGAAGAAATATCGATAATTGAACCACCTAGCACAATCCTGGCATCACTGGTCAAGGTTGGAGAAACAATTGAAGAGGCAGAAGAAGTAGAAAAGCAAATAGTTGTTAGAGCTGATGGAACAATTGAATAA